The Oscillospiraceae bacterium genome has a segment encoding these proteins:
- a CDS encoding DUF4981 domain-containing protein: protein MNKDIPIWQDIDTFSVNTERRSAAGFPRDVHTGEEKRRLLNGIWKFKFLPGSDQTIEGYQNPEFDPFSFDDLEVPSEWQIKGYGTPIYTNINYPTPISKINIPHIDDKKNPQGLYIRDFDLTEEELADNVFVHFGGINSCGEVYMNGTFVGYSQDTFDETEYDITRFVHPGKNRLAVTVHQFCDGSYLEDQDMWRLSGIFRDVNLVFKPKTYIQDTYFYSEFAEDYKTAHFRMQVAVECRGTDCSDAAYRVRILDADGKAVGQMEARCPVLEDGCRVTVDTDCTVEAPHLWSHEDPYLYTVETTLLVAGEPVDLRTHKYGFREVKIVGYNPDTKRGPFILLNGVPLKICGVNRHDFHPDYGHAVPERMIRSDLELLKRSNITNVRTCHYPNSRRFYELCDEIGILVMSENNLETHGLAQQIPASNPQWSAQCCYRMTNMVNSFKNHSCILFWSLGNESGNGKAFPDMKRAAQQIDRTRPFHYEPDAHLETSDLFSEMYTVQTEMKEIGENKPHIHSRALWNGGMGYRLTPEMYRDKPFIECEYAHAMGNSMGNFSDYWNDFKKYDRLAGGYIWDFADQAIRTKTKDGKDKWNYGGDFGDKPNDGNFAFNGVFRGDRSPNPHYYEVVKCYQQADFTRVGNTLQIVNRFMFTPLSAFALRLTLSDESGVLQEETMDLPAAGHLEKVTIDIPFDLNTKSEQLLDAYLILKADAMHLPAGHLMAREQFVLGQYDFSVKKETPAAISLCKRADAYVVSGDHFSLAVSKKTGELSSYELDGRECLRSGVRPCFGRANIDNERIAQIPFDFVRTLIGLNAFKNAGKAMIPLEVTATQGKDAVKITVRWLCRYLDQVETTYVVLPSGRVLVTQTCRNIVPMDLPRYGITFQLMSGEDGVTYYGKGPHENYCDRKTGAYLGVYHFKSAEDFIHDYLYPQENGNRCDVRWLEVGSDVKLRVDAVGRAFEAGVHPYTLEELDAAKHSCDLPRHDYLTVNIDGGQQGVGGDVPAVATLKPQYKLPKMQTLTLRCALQFKK, encoded by the coding sequence ATGAACAAAGATATACCCATCTGGCAAGATATAGACACATTCAGTGTCAACACCGAGCGGCGCAGTGCCGCCGGCTTTCCAAGGGATGTCCACACCGGGGAAGAAAAGCGCCGGCTGCTGAATGGCATTTGGAAGTTTAAATTCCTGCCCGGCAGCGATCAGACGATAGAGGGCTATCAGAACCCGGAATTCGACCCCTTTAGCTTTGACGATTTAGAGGTGCCCTCCGAGTGGCAGATCAAGGGCTATGGCACCCCCATTTATACCAATATCAATTACCCTACGCCGATCTCAAAGATTAACATTCCCCATATTGACGACAAGAAGAATCCGCAGGGTCTGTATATTCGGGATTTTGATTTGACTGAAGAAGAGCTGGCGGATAATGTGTTCGTGCACTTCGGTGGGATTAACTCCTGTGGCGAGGTGTATATGAACGGCACCTTTGTGGGCTATTCCCAAGATACTTTTGACGAGACGGAGTACGATATAACCCGCTTTGTGCACCCGGGCAAGAACCGCTTGGCGGTGACAGTGCATCAGTTTTGCGATGGCAGCTACCTGGAGGATCAGGATATGTGGCGGCTGTCTGGTATCTTCCGGGATGTGAACCTGGTGTTCAAGCCCAAGACCTATATTCAGGATACTTATTTTTACAGCGAATTTGCAGAGGACTACAAGACGGCTCACTTCCGTATGCAGGTAGCTGTGGAGTGCCGGGGGACGGACTGCTCAGACGCCGCTTACCGGGTGCGTATTTTAGACGCAGACGGCAAAGCCGTAGGCCAAATGGAGGCTCGCTGCCCGGTGCTGGAGGATGGCTGCCGGGTTACGGTAGATACGGACTGCACCGTGGAGGCGCCCCATCTGTGGAGCCACGAGGATCCGTACCTATACACGGTAGAGACCACATTGCTGGTGGCCGGGGAGCCGGTAGACCTGCGTACCCATAAGTACGGCTTTAGAGAGGTGAAGATCGTCGGTTATAATCCGGACACCAAGCGGGGACCGTTCATTCTACTGAACGGCGTGCCGCTGAAGATCTGCGGCGTGAACCGCCATGATTTCCACCCGGATTACGGCCACGCCGTGCCGGAGCGTATGATTCGTTCCGACCTGGAGCTGCTTAAGCGCAGCAATATCACCAATGTGCGCACCTGCCATTATCCCAATTCCCGCCGGTTCTATGAGCTGTGCGACGAGATCGGCATTTTGGTTATGAGCGAGAACAACCTGGAGACCCACGGTCTGGCCCAGCAAATTCCTGCCAGCAATCCCCAGTGGAGCGCCCAGTGCTGCTATCGAATGACCAATATGGTCAATTCCTTTAAGAACCACAGCTGTATTCTCTTCTGGTCCTTGGGCAATGAAAGCGGCAACGGCAAGGCGTTCCCGGATATGAAGCGAGCTGCCCAGCAGATTGACCGCACCCGGCCCTTCCACTATGAGCCGGACGCCCATTTGGAAACCAGCGATCTGTTCAGCGAGATGTATACCGTGCAGACGGAGATGAAAGAAATCGGCGAGAACAAACCCCATATCCACAGCCGCGCGCTTTGGAACGGCGGTATGGGCTATCGCCTGACTCCGGAGATGTACCGGGATAAGCCCTTTATCGAGTGCGAGTATGCCCACGCCATGGGCAACTCCATGGGTAACTTCTCCGATTATTGGAATGATTTTAAGAAGTACGACCGGCTGGCCGGCGGCTATATTTGGGACTTTGCGGACCAGGCCATTCGTACCAAGACCAAGGATGGCAAGGACAAGTGGAACTACGGCGGCGACTTTGGCGACAAGCCCAACGACGGCAATTTTGCCTTTAACGGTGTGTTCCGCGGCGACCGTTCACCCAACCCTCATTATTATGAGGTGGTTAAGTGCTACCAGCAGGCGGACTTTACCCGGGTGGGTAACACCTTGCAGATTGTCAATCGGTTTATGTTTACACCCTTGAGCGCCTTTGCCCTGCGGCTGACCTTGTCCGATGAGAGCGGCGTGTTGCAAGAGGAGACCATGGACCTGCCGGCAGCGGGCCATTTGGAGAAGGTGACGATTGATATTCCCTTTGACCTAAATACCAAGAGTGAGCAGCTGCTGGACGCTTATTTAATTCTGAAGGCGGACGCCATGCACCTGCCTGCCGGTCACCTGATGGCCAGAGAGCAGTTTGTGCTGGGACAGTACGATTTCTCTGTGAAGAAGGAGACGCCCGCAGCAATCAGCCTGTGCAAGCGGGCAGACGCCTATGTGGTCAGCGGCGATCATTTCAGTCTGGCTGTATCTAAGAAAACCGGCGAGCTGAGCTCTTATGAACTGGACGGTCGGGAGTGCCTGCGCAGCGGCGTGCGCCCCTGCTTTGGCCGTGCCAATATTGACAATGAGCGCATTGCCCAAATTCCCTTTGACTTTGTGCGCACCCTGATCGGGCTGAATGCCTTTAAGAACGCCGGCAAGGCTATGATCCCGCTGGAGGTAACAGCCACGCAAGGCAAAGATGCGGTGAAGATCACCGTGCGCTGGCTGTGCCGCTACCTGGATCAGGTAGAGACCACCTATGTGGTGCTGCCGTCCGGCCGGGTACTGGTGACCCAGACCTGTCGCAATATTGTACCCATGGATCTGCCCCGTTACGGCATTACCTTCCAGCTGATGTCCGGGGAGGACGGCGTGACCTATTACGGTAAAGGCCCCCACGAGAATTATTGCGACCGCAAGACCGGCGCGTACCTGGGCGTGTATCACTTTAAGAGCGCCGAGGACTTTATCCACGACTACCTGTATCCGCAGGAGAACGGCAACCGCTGCGATGTGCGCTGGCTGGAAGTGGGCAGCGATGTGAAGCTGCGGGTAGACGCTGTGGGTCGTGCTTTTGAGGCCGGCGTGCACCCCTACACCCTGGAGGAACTGGACGCAGCCAAGCATTCCTGCGACCTGCCCCGCCATGATTACCTGACGGTGAATATTGACGGCGGCCAGCAGGGTGTTGGCGGCGATGTGCCTGCTGTGGCTACCTTAAAGCCCCAGTATAAGCTGCCGAAAATGCAGACCTTGACCCTGCGCTGCGCACTGCAATTCAAAAAATAA
- a CDS encoding alpha-galactosidase, whose translation MTFSYHIDYKLGSTVKTATGSNEDLLLQVRESDHRLQVTLHPTAPIQVRSFILELPFLFTPASRFMANGFQSWTDSREFGPTERMPGLGTVGKSPIGRRLGMQYTGDYTFVPEEKQAGVFHSHGFAYVRTGDMLDFIGSLTDRTGFTVITADMNRNVLAVSKDLEGLMLTEDYPVLDLYMQQGHYDAVFDGYFAALGVHPRQTEKLRGYTSWYNYYSNINHNIIMHDLRAIAPCAGVNTFQVDDGYQTAVGDWLSVDSKKFPFGMRRVADAVHQRGLKAGLWLAPFAVQKNAYLAKKHPGWLVADKKGSPLMVGANWGGFYALDIYHKEARAYIKQVFQTVLHTWGFDMVKLDFLYAASVKPLYGKTRGQVAYDAMELLRECVGEDKLLLACGAPMLPSFGVADYMRIGADMALSWPHLARRRQMHREDVSTPNAVLNSVYRRGLNGRAFLNDPDVFLLRRNNISFTPEQQALLAKFIQLFGGVLFTSDDVSTYKPEQASLFADTLADTATLTDVSQEGDVLTVRYTQSDRPCTMQFNVYTGQIFAFGADEK comes from the coding sequence ATGACCTTTTCCTACCACATTGATTATAAGCTGGGCAGCACCGTAAAGACGGCCACCGGCAGTAACGAGGACCTGCTTTTGCAGGTGCGGGAGAGCGACCACCGCTTGCAGGTGACTTTGCACCCCACCGCGCCCATACAGGTACGCAGTTTTATTCTGGAGCTGCCGTTCCTGTTTACCCCGGCCAGTCGCTTTATGGCCAACGGCTTTCAGTCCTGGACGGACAGCCGGGAATTCGGCCCCACGGAGCGCATGCCCGGGCTGGGCACCGTTGGCAAATCGCCCATCGGCCGCCGCTTGGGTATGCAGTATACCGGCGATTATACCTTTGTACCGGAGGAAAAGCAGGCGGGCGTGTTCCATTCTCACGGCTTTGCCTATGTGCGCACCGGCGACATGCTGGACTTTATCGGCTCCCTGACGGACCGCACCGGTTTTACCGTTATTACGGCGGATATGAACCGCAATGTGTTGGCAGTGTCTAAGGATCTGGAGGGTCTGATGCTCACGGAGGATTATCCGGTGCTGGATCTCTATATGCAGCAGGGGCATTATGACGCGGTATTTGACGGCTACTTTGCCGCCTTGGGCGTACACCCCCGCCAAACGGAAAAGCTACGGGGCTATACCTCCTGGTACAACTATTACAGCAATATCAATCACAATATCATCATGCATGATCTGCGGGCCATTGCCCCCTGCGCCGGGGTCAATACCTTCCAGGTGGATGACGGCTACCAGACCGCCGTGGGCGACTGGCTGTCTGTGGACAGCAAGAAGTTTCCCTTCGGTATGCGCCGGGTGGCGGATGCGGTTCATCAGCGCGGGCTGAAAGCCGGGCTGTGGCTGGCGCCTTTTGCGGTGCAAAAGAATGCCTATTTGGCAAAGAAGCACCCGGGCTGGCTGGTGGCAGACAAAAAGGGCAGCCCCTTGATGGTGGGCGCCAACTGGGGCGGCTTTTATGCCCTGGATATTTATCATAAGGAAGCCCGGGCGTATATTAAGCAGGTGTTTCAAACGGTGCTGCATACCTGGGGCTTTGATATGGTGAAGCTGGACTTTTTGTACGCCGCTTCCGTTAAGCCCTTGTACGGCAAGACCCGCGGCCAGGTGGCGTATGACGCCATGGAGCTGCTGCGGGAGTGCGTGGGCGAGGATAAGCTGCTGCTGGCTTGCGGCGCACCGATGCTGCCCAGCTTTGGCGTGGCGGACTATATGCGCATCGGTGCAGATATGGCCCTCAGCTGGCCTCATTTAGCCCGGCGCCGCCAAATGCACCGGGAGGATGTGTCTACACCCAATGCGGTGCTCAACAGCGTGTATCGCCGTGGGCTGAACGGTCGTGCGTTCCTGAACGACCCGGATGTGTTCTTGCTACGGCGCAACAATATCAGCTTTACCCCGGAGCAGCAGGCGCTGCTGGCTAAGTTTATTCAGCTGTTTGGTGGCGTGCTCTTCACCTCGGACGATGTGAGCACCTATAAGCCGGAGCAGGCCAGTCTGTTTGCCGATACTCTGGCCGATACCGCCACTTTAACGGATGTGAGCCAGGAGGGCGATGTGCTCACTGTGCGGTATACCCAGAGCGACCGCCCCTGTACCATGCAGTTCAATGTGTACACCGGCCAGATCTTCGCCTTCGGCGCAGACGAAAAGTGA
- a CDS encoding IreB family regulatory phosphoprotein has translation MTFRIGDEKEDVMKDTLTQVFDALREKGYNPINQIVGYLLSEDPTYITTHNNARSLIRRIDRDELLAAMVKSYLD, from the coding sequence ATGACATTTAGAATCGGTGATGAAAAAGAGGATGTTATGAAGGATACCTTAACCCAGGTGTTTGACGCCCTGCGGGAAAAGGGGTACAATCCCATTAACCAGATCGTAGGCTATCTGCTGTCTGAGGATCCCACCTACATCACCACCCACAACAATGCCCGCAGCCTGATCCGCCGGATCGACCGGGACGAGTTGTTGGCCGCTATGGTAAAGTCCTACTTAGATTAA
- the pheT gene encoding phenylalanine--tRNA ligase subunit beta has product MILSRKWANDYVDLTDIDNKTFCDEMTLSGSKVEGYEVEGSDIENVVVGQVLSMEKHPDSDHLWVCQVSVGDDQPLQIVTGAQNLKPMDIVPVALVGATVINRKDHKLEKIKKGKLRGVASAGMLCSFDELGLTQNDFPYACADGIFVLGDDCDKTLGMDIHKAIGYDDTCVEFEITSNRCDCLSVTGLAREAAATFDRPFTLPEPEVKPGHGNVNDLLQVHIEDGEKCYRYTGAVVENVRVKESPRWLRERLRACGVRPISNIVDITNYVMLEYGQPMHAFDLRYLVGNTVNVRNAKAGETITTLDGETRELTENMLVIADTEKPVAVAGVMGGEYSGIMDDTTTIVFESACFNGTCVRRTAKALGMRTEASARYEKELDPNQTMRALKRALQLVQLLDAGDVVDGVVDCCKKVKEQVTVDWDYQWINRFIGFDLSEQQMIDILKKIEFDVRDGKVYAPTFRNDIEHLADLAEEVARFYGFHNIPNHMLQGAANGKLTHRQSFERKLGNTLLACGCTEVSTFSFISPKAYDKICLPPDSELRNSIVILNPLGEDTSIMRTTILPSMLDVLSFNYNHKTEAACMYEMGTVYTPTTPDKLPIESQKVTIGMYGNGADFFALKGIVEKLLDCLHVDHYDVEPVKDNPTFHPGRTAAFTMDGKVLATLGEVHPTVAENYAIGTRVYLAELDVNTAYENESGTRTHKPLPKYPASNRDLAFVCDKEIPVLKLQRAIGEAVGKTLESVKLFDVYQGEQIEKGKKSVAFNIRMRAHDRTLTDDEADAAMKRVVKALDKMGISLRS; this is encoded by the coding sequence ATGATTTTATCCAGAAAATGGGCCAACGATTATGTGGACCTAACCGATATTGACAACAAGACCTTTTGCGACGAAATGACCCTGTCCGGCTCCAAGGTGGAGGGGTATGAAGTGGAAGGCAGCGACATTGAAAATGTAGTTGTGGGCCAGGTTCTTTCTATGGAGAAACACCCGGACTCCGACCACCTGTGGGTGTGCCAAGTGTCCGTAGGCGACGATCAGCCGCTGCAAATCGTCACCGGCGCCCAGAACTTAAAGCCCATGGACATTGTGCCGGTGGCACTGGTGGGCGCTACGGTGATCAACCGCAAAGACCATAAGTTAGAAAAAATCAAAAAGGGCAAGCTGCGGGGGGTTGCTTCTGCCGGTATGCTGTGCTCCTTTGACGAACTGGGTTTGACCCAAAACGACTTCCCTTACGCCTGCGCCGACGGCATTTTTGTACTGGGGGACGACTGCGACAAGACCCTGGGCATGGATATTCACAAAGCCATCGGCTATGACGACACCTGCGTTGAGTTTGAGATCACCTCCAACCGGTGCGACTGCCTGTCCGTAACCGGTTTGGCCCGTGAGGCAGCGGCCACCTTTGACCGGCCTTTCACCTTGCCGGAGCCGGAAGTAAAGCCCGGCCACGGCAATGTAAACGACCTGCTGCAAGTGCATATTGAAGACGGCGAAAAGTGCTACCGTTACACCGGCGCTGTAGTAGAGAATGTGCGGGTCAAGGAGTCACCCCGCTGGCTGCGGGAGCGACTGCGTGCCTGCGGCGTGCGCCCCATCAGCAACATTGTAGATATTACCAACTATGTGATGCTGGAGTACGGCCAGCCCATGCACGCCTTTGACCTGCGTTACCTGGTAGGCAACACAGTGAATGTGCGTAACGCCAAGGCCGGCGAGACCATCACTACCCTGGACGGCGAGACCCGGGAGCTGACGGAGAATATGCTGGTGATTGCCGATACAGAGAAGCCTGTGGCCGTTGCCGGCGTAATGGGCGGCGAATACAGCGGTATTATGGACGACACCACCACCATCGTATTTGAGTCCGCCTGCTTTAACGGCACCTGCGTGCGCCGCACCGCCAAGGCGTTGGGTATGCGCACCGAGGCCTCTGCCCGGTACGAGAAAGAGCTGGATCCCAACCAAACCATGCGCGCCTTAAAGCGTGCCCTTCAACTGGTACAGCTGCTGGACGCCGGCGATGTGGTAGACGGCGTGGTGGACTGCTGCAAGAAAGTCAAAGAGCAGGTCACCGTGGACTGGGACTACCAGTGGATCAATCGGTTCATCGGCTTTGATCTCAGCGAGCAGCAGATGATCGATATTCTGAAGAAGATCGAATTTGATGTGCGCGACGGCAAGGTCTATGCTCCCACCTTCCGCAATGATATTGAGCACCTGGCAGACCTGGCGGAAGAAGTGGCCCGGTTCTACGGCTTCCACAACATTCCCAACCACATGCTGCAAGGCGCCGCCAACGGCAAGCTGACCCACCGCCAGTCCTTTGAGCGCAAGCTGGGCAACACGCTGCTGGCCTGCGGCTGCACCGAGGTATCCACCTTTAGCTTTATCAGCCCCAAAGCTTATGACAAGATCTGTCTGCCCCCGGACAGCGAACTGCGCAACTCCATTGTAATCCTGAACCCCCTGGGCGAGGACACCAGTATTATGCGCACCACCATCCTGCCCTCTATGCTGGATGTGCTGTCCTTTAACTACAACCACAAGACGGAGGCCGCTTGTATGTACGAGATGGGCACCGTTTACACCCCCACAACCCCGGACAAACTGCCCATCGAGAGTCAAAAGGTCACCATCGGTATGTACGGCAACGGCGCAGACTTCTTTGCGCTGAAAGGCATTGTGGAGAAGTTGCTGGACTGCCTGCATGTGGATCACTACGATGTGGAGCCGGTAAAAGATAACCCCACCTTCCACCCGGGCCGTACCGCCGCCTTCACCATGGACGGCAAGGTGCTGGCTACCCTGGGCGAAGTGCACCCCACCGTGGCAGAGAACTACGCCATTGGCACCCGGGTTTATCTGGCGGAGCTGGATGTGAACACCGCTTATGAGAACGAGAGCGGCACCCGCACCCACAAGCCCCTGCCCAAGTACCCGGCCAGCAACCGGGACCTGGCCTTTGTATGCGACAAGGAGATCCCGGTGCTGAAGTTGCAGCGCGCCATCGGCGAGGCCGTAGGCAAAACCCTGGAGAGCGTCAAGCTCTTTGATGTGTATCAGGGTGAGCAGATTGAAAAGGGCAAAAAGAGCGTGGCGTTTAACATTCGTATGCGCGCCCACGACCGCACCCTTACCGATGATGAAGCCGACGCTGCCATGAAGCGGGTGGTCAAAGCCCTGGACAAAATGGGCATCAGCCTGCGGAGTTGA
- the pheS gene encoding phenylalanine--tRNA ligase subunit alpha → MKAQLEQIRRAAKEALASFDSAEQLEKARIQYLGKKGELTAILKQMGKLSAEERPVIGQLANEIRKDIEDTIANKSAEIKKAAQEKRLAEETLDVTMPGTLPQIGYKHPLSIVLDEIKDIFMGMGFDIAEGPEVEYDYYNFEALNIPKDHPARDTQDTFYINDNIVLRTQTSPVQIRVMEKTQPPIRIIAPGRVFRSDAVDATHSPLFHQIEGLVVDKGITMADLKGTLETFAKRLYGEDTKIRLRPHHFPFTEPSCEIDVSCFKCGGKGCPFCKGEGWVEILGGGMVHPKVLKNGGVDPDVYSGFAFGVGLERLVLFRFNIDDMRLLYENDMRFLSQF, encoded by the coding sequence ATGAAAGCACAACTGGAACAAATCCGCCGGGCCGCCAAAGAAGCACTGGCCTCCTTTGACAGCGCCGAACAGCTGGAAAAAGCCCGTATTCAGTACTTGGGCAAAAAAGGCGAGCTGACCGCTATTTTGAAGCAGATGGGCAAGCTGTCTGCCGAGGAGCGCCCGGTGATCGGCCAACTGGCAAACGAAATTCGCAAGGACATTGAGGACACCATCGCCAACAAGTCCGCAGAGATCAAAAAGGCAGCCCAGGAGAAGCGGCTGGCTGAGGAAACGCTGGATGTGACCATGCCCGGCACCCTGCCACAGATCGGCTACAAACACCCGCTGTCCATCGTTTTGGACGAAATCAAGGACATCTTTATGGGCATGGGCTTTGACATTGCCGAGGGTCCGGAGGTGGAGTACGACTACTACAACTTTGAGGCACTGAACATCCCCAAAGACCACCCGGCCAGAGACACCCAGGACACCTTTTATATCAATGACAACATCGTACTGCGAACCCAAACTTCTCCGGTACAGATCCGTGTAATGGAAAAAACGCAGCCCCCCATTCGAATCATTGCCCCGGGCCGTGTATTCCGCTCCGACGCGGTAGATGCCACCCACTCTCCCCTGTTCCACCAGATCGAGGGCTTGGTGGTAGACAAGGGCATTACCATGGCAGACCTGAAAGGCACGCTGGAGACCTTTGCCAAGCGGCTGTACGGCGAGGATACAAAAATCCGCCTGCGTCCCCACCACTTCCCCTTTACAGAGCCCAGCTGCGAAATTGATGTCAGCTGCTTTAAGTGCGGCGGCAAGGGCTGTCCCTTCTGCAAGGGCGAAGGCTGGGTCGAGATCCTCGGCGGCGGCATGGTGCACCCCAAGGTGTTGAAAAACGGCGGCGTAGACCCGGATGTATACAGCGGCTTTGCCTTTGGCGTAGGCCTGGAGCGACTGGTGCTGTTCCGCTTTAATATTGACGATATGCGTTTGCTGTATGAGAACGATATGCGTTTTCTGTCCCAGTTTTAA
- a CDS encoding OadG-related small transporter subunit produces MQTLFASLLAVVTMAINAQSWKTTLPDMLFGMIGIFIVIGVIILVTYGLNKAFSKKKKKDDKDEK; encoded by the coding sequence ATGCAGACTTTATTTGCTTCTCTGCTGGCTGTGGTTACCATGGCCATCAACGCCCAGTCCTGGAAAACCACCCTGCCGGATATGCTCTTCGGTATGATCGGCATCTTTATCGTGATCGGCGTGATCATTCTTGTCACCTATGGGCTGAACAAAGCCTTTTCCAAAAAGAAGAAGAAGGACGACAAGGACGAGAAATAA
- a CDS encoding sodium ion-translocating decarboxylase subunit beta — protein sequence MNPLHEFAALFSNFGNIDPRMIVMWVVGGVLVYLAIKKEMEPTLLLPMGFGTILVNLPLSGAITQAGAEEGPISVLFDAGIANELFPLLLFIGIGAMIDFGPLLKNPWLMLFGAAAQFGIFFTFFVAGFFFDINDAASIAIIGAADGPTSIFVANTLHSKYLGAIMVAAYSYMALVPIIQPPVIKAVTSKKERLIRMKYHAGDVSKTTKIVFPIVVTAVAGLVAPKSVALVGFLMFGNLIRECGVLNQLSETAQNAFANIITILLGLTVAAKMHYQDFVSWQTLMILGLGLVAFIFDTVGGVMFAKFINLFLPKEKKINPMIGAAGISAFPMSGRVVNQMGLKEDPQNFLLMYSISVNVSGQIASVIAGGLILTLVS from the coding sequence ATGAATCCATTGCATGAATTTGCAGCGCTGTTCTCCAACTTCGGCAACATTGATCCCCGTATGATCGTGATGTGGGTGGTTGGCGGCGTGCTGGTCTACCTTGCCATTAAGAAGGAAATGGAACCCACCCTGCTGCTGCCCATGGGCTTCGGCACCATTTTGGTGAATCTGCCCCTCAGCGGCGCCATTACCCAAGCCGGGGCGGAGGAAGGCCCCATATCCGTACTGTTCGATGCAGGCATTGCCAACGAGCTGTTCCCGCTGCTGCTGTTTATCGGTATCGGCGCCATGATCGACTTTGGCCCGCTGCTGAAGAACCCGTGGCTGATGCTCTTCGGTGCGGCCGCCCAGTTCGGTATTTTCTTCACTTTCTTTGTGGCCGGCTTCTTCTTTGATATTAACGACGCCGCGTCCATCGCCATTATCGGCGCTGCCGACGGCCCCACTTCCATCTTTGTGGCCAATACACTGCATTCCAAGTATCTGGGCGCCATTATGGTGGCTGCGTACTCTTATATGGCACTGGTGCCCATTATCCAGCCGCCGGTGATCAAGGCCGTAACTTCCAAGAAAGAGCGCCTGATCCGTATGAAATACCATGCAGGCGATGTAAGCAAAACCACCAAGATTGTGTTCCCCATCGTGGTAACTGCCGTTGCCGGTTTGGTGGCACCTAAGTCCGTTGCACTGGTAGGCTTCCTGATGTTCGGTAACCTGATCCGCGAGTGCGGCGTGCTCAACCAGCTGTCTGAGACGGCGCAGAACGCCTTTGCCAACATTATTACAATCCTGCTGGGTCTGACCGTCGCTGCCAAAATGCACTATCAGGACTTTGTATCCTGGCAGACCCTGATGATTCTGGGTCTGGGTCTGGTTGCCTTCATCTTTGATACCGTAGGCGGCGTGATGTTTGCCAAATTCATCAATCTGTTCCTGCCCAAGGAGAAGAAAATCAACCCCATGATCGGTGCAGCCGGTATCTCCGCATTCCCCATGAGCGGGCGTGTGGTCAACCAAATGGGCCTGAAAGAGGACCCGCAGAACTTCCTGTTGATGTACTCCATCAGCGTCAATGTTTCCGGCCAGATCGCCTCCGTTATTGCCGGCGGCCTGATCCTGACCCTGGTATCGTAA
- a CDS encoding DNA-binding protein, translated as MAKNLEVSFLLDFYGEMLTQKQHDFLVYYYDEDLSLSEIAENEGITRQGVRDAIKRAENQLFEMESRLGLAKKFETLKKGLEEIEQCAEAINAYNLSHTLSREINDNVARIKALTAYLCE; from the coding sequence TTGGCAAAGAATTTGGAAGTTTCTTTTTTGCTGGATTTTTACGGCGAAATGTTGACCCAAAAGCAGCACGATTTTTTGGTGTATTACTATGACGAGGACCTTTCGCTTTCTGAGATCGCAGAGAATGAGGGCATTACCCGTCAGGGCGTGCGCGACGCCATCAAGCGGGCGGAGAACCAGCTGTTTGAGATGGAGAGTCGCTTGGGTCTGGCTAAGAAGTTCGAGACCCTGAAGAAGGGACTGGAAGAAATCGAGCAGTGCGCCGAGGCCATTAATGCGTACAATCTGTCGCACACACTGTCCCGGGAGATCAACGACAATGTGGCCCGGATCAAGGCCCTGACCGCTTATCTTTGCGAATGA